Genomic window (Oryza sativa Japonica Group chromosome 3, ASM3414082v1):
ACTGGCAGGGGCACAAACTCTAATCCTGATGATACAAATGGTTTGTCGATGTCACCCTCAATTATCGTCCAGTCGAGTTGAATGACTTGGGAaccttcatcaccttcctccagcttatttttcaataaatagGGGAATCTTGCTGCAACACTGTAAAATTCGTAGGTGATGTCACCATATCATACATGGTAATGATGGCTAATATGATATCAGGTATTAGTCCATTTTGAGTTCTAGAATGACCTGTTCATTGTGAAATGGGTGAGAAAAATAGGAACTTTGCCCAAGCCATTTCTACAACCACTTGGTTGTACCACCCAAACATCATCAAGACCTAAGACAGCATCCGCGTGTTCATGAGTGAGAATAATCTGCAATGCACTGAACCTTATCAGTCATGCCATCTATATGAATTGATCATCATCATTTGTAATAGATTGAAAATGGACAGTGCAGTAAGTAAGATCTCACCGAATCAACATAAGGAATCTTGTGGTGAGAAAACCACCGAAGAACTTGTTCTCTAAATGTCTTGCCGACATCGATTAGAATGTACTTATGGATTCCATCATGTTGGCAGTAATCTATCAAGAGGGAGGTGTTACACCTAAAAGCAGACAAGAGTGTTGCTGTATGAAGGCATTGTTTAGACATCGAGATGATAACTTCATAATGCAAATTTCTATTGTGGTTTTTGATGCAGTAACTACTTTGGAATCATATTTCAAGTCATACCAACAGCATTACTGGATTGGTAAAAATTTTCCCGTAGATAAACAACACACTGTAGCACTGCATAACAATGGTAAATAatacttcagagttcagagaggAGGTCATTGCAGCACGAACTACTGAACACTTGAACAGCACTGAAAGAATGCTCTGAATTCTAATACAACATTTAACGAGAAATTGTCGGCCAATTCAGGAGAAATTTCACTATTTGCAAACGAGCAATTCTTCTGTAACGGCATCGTCTGACGGaacgagagaaaaaaagaaagaaaggatcGAAATCATGCAAAGATCGGGCAGCTTGACTGgactgcagcggcggcgagcaaaGAGCGCACCTGTAATTGGGGTTTCGCTCcggcgggagggagagggagtgggaGCAGACGGGGCACGGCGGCGTGGACGGGTGGATGAGGCACCGGGCGTCGGGGAGCGCGCCGGAGCAGCCGGTGCCCAGGAAGatgaccgacgacgacgactccatCGATCGCTGGATCGATTCTTGGATTTGGTTTTGTTGATGGGTGGTTTTGGAGAGTGGAATTGCGTAGAGAGTTGGGGGAGATTTTGGGtgcgatttctctctctctctttcttggcTGGATTTCTTGCTCggcttctcctcttcttcctctttgttGTGCTTTCTTTTATGCAACCTCGGCGACGGTGCAGTGGGCGGGAAGTGGTTTTCCTCCAAGTGACTTGTATTTTAACTTGGTTTGCATTAGCCAAAAGGAATTTGAGTTTGCTCCGTAAAATTTGGCAAACTGCTTCCCCTTTGGATCCAACCAAATACGGAGTACCTAAGTATATGCACGTATTCATGTAAATCGGAAAAATAATCTTTGAAACAAAGAATTTGGAAACAAATAGGAAGGACGTGTCTGCAACAAGACCGTTCTCTGTATGGTCATAACCAGCTACCTCAATCTCATATCTAGTTGCTACTAGTATACTCAAAAGTGCAtgtattttttcttcttatggAATTTTCTCTTAGATTATTCATCCGAtttatgatccgattacaccattgtgttcataacaattaaatctttataacaagatctcacatgactatatttttatgaaaaaatagaaattacttttataatatatctaaattacttttagatttcactaaattactttttagtcataaaagtaatttaataaaGCCTGAAAGTAATTTAcctatattatagaagtaacttaaaacaaaagtgAAGTAACTTGTTACGGCATTAAAAGAAATCTATACATtcatgttgtgagttgtttattttataatcatttttagtcaATGATGTAATTtatgctgattaaatttaatttcaatATAGACTCATGT
Coding sequences:
- the LOC9269462 gene encoding putative hydrolase C777.06c, with translation MESSSSVIFLGTGCSGALPDARCLIHPSTPPCPVCSHSLSLPPERNPNYRCNTSLLIDYCQHDGIHKYILIDVGKTFREQVLRWFSHHKIPYVDSIILTHEHADAVLGLDDVWVVQPSGCRNGLGKVPIFLTHFTMNSVAARFPYLLKNKLEEGDEGSQVIQLDWTIIEGDIDKPFVSSGLEFVPLPVMHGEDYVCLGFLFGRRSRIAYLSDVSRILPRTEHAISKSGAGQLDLLILETNELHGEGDAGSCHLTLSQTLNAVKRISPKRALLIGMNHEFEHHKENQTLAEWSSREGIPVQLAHDGLRVFIDL